From the genome of Parazoarcus communis, one region includes:
- the aroB gene encoding 3-dehydroquinate synthase produces MRTLNVALGARAYPIHIGGSLLDRPELILPHLKTRRVVIVTNDVVGPLYLERLQSGLKALDVGVGTVVLPDGECHKDWQTLNLIFDALLGDRCERSTTLIALGGGVVGDMGGFAAACYQRGMPFIQVPTTLLAQVDSSVGGKTAINHPLGKNMIGAFYQPRLVLADTSVLNTLPPRELAAGLAEVIKYGLIRDPEFLEWLEINLDRLLEREPEALAFAIERSCSNKAEVVAADETEQGERALLNLGHTFGHAIEAGLGYGVCLHGEAVAIGTMMAAELSLRLGWLSATELARIESLFRRAGLPVTGPKLGVERYLDLMSHDKKVEAGRLRLVLLRGLGKAVIHADSPAADLAAAIEARCA; encoded by the coding sequence ATGCGAACACTGAACGTGGCGCTCGGTGCTCGGGCGTATCCAATCCACATCGGCGGCAGTCTTCTCGATCGTCCCGAACTGATTCTTCCTCACCTCAAGACTCGCCGCGTGGTGATCGTCACCAATGACGTGGTTGGGCCGCTCTACCTCGAGCGACTGCAGTCCGGGCTCAAAGCGCTTGACGTTGGGGTGGGCACGGTCGTCCTGCCCGATGGTGAGTGCCACAAGGACTGGCAGACGCTCAACCTCATATTCGATGCGCTTCTTGGTGATCGCTGCGAGCGTTCCACGACGCTGATTGCGCTTGGCGGAGGCGTCGTGGGCGACATGGGTGGGTTTGCCGCTGCCTGTTATCAGCGCGGCATGCCATTCATTCAGGTTCCCACTACGCTGCTTGCGCAGGTGGATTCGTCGGTAGGTGGCAAGACGGCGATCAATCATCCGCTCGGCAAGAACATGATTGGTGCCTTCTATCAGCCACGACTGGTGCTCGCCGACACCTCCGTGCTCAACACCCTCCCCCCGCGAGAACTGGCCGCTGGCCTCGCCGAAGTTATCAAGTACGGATTGATTCGAGATCCCGAGTTTCTGGAGTGGCTGGAGATCAATCTCGACCGCTTGCTTGAGCGTGAACCTGAGGCCCTCGCCTTTGCGATCGAGCGCTCCTGCAGCAACAAGGCCGAAGTGGTCGCTGCAGACGAGACCGAGCAGGGTGAGCGGGCTCTGCTCAATCTGGGGCATACCTTCGGCCATGCGATCGAAGCTGGCTTGGGTTATGGAGTGTGCCTGCATGGCGAGGCCGTGGCGATTGGTACGATGATGGCAGCCGAGCTCTCGCTGCGCCTCGGATGGCTGAGTGCCACTGAGCTCGCACGCATCGAAAGTCTGTTTCGCCGCGCGGGATTGCCGGTGACCGGGCCGAAGCTTGGTGTGGAGCGCTATCTCGACTTGATGTCGCATGACAAGAAGGTCGAGGCCGGGCGCTTGCGTCTGGTCCTGCTGCGAGGCCTTGGCAAGGCGGTCATCCATGCGGATTCACCTGCGGCGGATCTCGCCGCTGCCATCGAGGCCCGCTGCGCGTGA
- a CDS encoding shikimate kinase: protein MTCLILIGMMGAGKTTVGRELAKRRRMRFADCDHEIVARTGVTIPTIFEIEGEDGFRRREAQALDELTLESDLVLATGGGVVLDAGNRALLSQRGIVIYLNVPPQILWERTRHDRNRPLLRVENPRQRIEELHRVRDPLYREVADLVVDGGRGNPGAMVRQIEKALATLDKTSCEH, encoded by the coding sequence GTGACTTGTCTGATACTGATCGGCATGATGGGTGCCGGAAAAACGACTGTTGGGCGCGAACTCGCAAAGCGCAGACGGATGCGCTTTGCCGATTGCGACCATGAGATCGTTGCGCGTACCGGGGTCACCATACCCACCATTTTTGAGATTGAGGGCGAGGACGGCTTCCGCCGGCGCGAGGCGCAGGCGCTTGATGAGCTCACCCTTGAGTCGGACCTCGTTCTGGCGACAGGCGGCGGCGTAGTGCTCGACGCGGGAAACCGCGCGCTTCTTTCGCAGCGGGGCATAGTGATCTATCTGAACGTCCCCCCGCAGATTCTCTGGGAGCGTACGCGCCATGATCGCAACCGGCCGTTGCTGCGGGTCGAGAATCCGCGGCAGCGGATCGAGGAGCTGCACCGCGTGCGCGATCCGCTCTACCGGGAAGTTGCAGACCTGGTGGTCGACGGCGGTCGCGGAAATCCTGGTGCCATGGTGCGCCAGATCGAGAAAGCGCTGGCTACTTTGGACAAAACTTCATGCGAACACTGA
- a CDS encoding deoxyguanosinetriphosphate triphosphohydrolase, with the protein MSHENGLASYAVSVANSRGRQHDEPPPSGRSDFQRDRDRVIHSTAFRRLEYKTQVFVNHEGDLFRTRLTHSIEVAQLTRSISRALGLNEDLAEAIALAHDLGHTPFGHAGQDALNACMKAYGGFEHNLQSLRTVDLLEEHYAAFDGLNLMYETREGVLKHCSRPNAEQLGEIGKRFLDGTQPSLEAQLSNLADEIAYNNHDVDDGLRSGLITLEQLDEVPVFADHRRAVEARWPGLSGRKLIHETIRRMVDSMALDLIAQTRRNIVDAGVVTLDEVRLAPRLVAYSDEQWPRLQALKVFLRENLYWHYQVLRMTDKARRIIGDLFSAFMADPRLLPPQYQTKAHTDKPRAIADYIAGMTDRYAMKEHRRLFAVGEIH; encoded by the coding sequence GTGAGTCACGAGAACGGGCTGGCGAGCTACGCCGTGTCGGTTGCCAACAGTCGCGGACGCCAGCACGATGAGCCGCCGCCCAGCGGGCGCTCCGACTTTCAGCGCGACCGTGATCGCGTGATTCACTCCACGGCTTTTCGGCGTCTTGAGTACAAGACCCAGGTCTTCGTTAATCATGAGGGCGACCTGTTCCGGACGCGGCTCACCCACAGCATCGAGGTTGCCCAGCTCACGCGCAGCATCTCGCGCGCACTTGGCTTGAACGAAGATCTGGCCGAAGCGATTGCGCTTGCGCACGACCTGGGGCACACACCCTTCGGTCACGCCGGCCAGGATGCCCTGAACGCCTGCATGAAGGCTTATGGCGGCTTCGAGCACAACTTGCAGTCGCTACGGACGGTTGACCTGCTCGAAGAGCACTACGCGGCCTTTGACGGGCTGAATCTGATGTACGAAACGCGCGAAGGCGTACTGAAGCACTGCTCGCGTCCGAATGCCGAGCAGTTGGGCGAGATCGGAAAGCGCTTTCTCGATGGCACCCAGCCTTCACTTGAGGCGCAGTTGTCAAACCTGGCCGACGAAATTGCCTACAACAACCACGATGTCGATGACGGCTTGCGATCGGGCCTGATTACCCTGGAGCAACTCGATGAAGTGCCTGTGTTTGCCGATCACCGGCGGGCTGTCGAAGCGCGCTGGCCCGGCCTGAGCGGACGCAAGCTCATTCATGAGACGATCCGGCGCATGGTGGACAGCATGGCGCTCGACCTGATTGCACAGACGCGCCGCAACATTGTGGATGCCGGGGTGGTTACGCTCGACGAAGTAAGGCTTGCACCGCGCCTGGTGGCGTACTCTGACGAGCAGTGGCCACGACTGCAGGCGCTGAAGGTGTTCTTGCGCGAAAATCTGTACTGGCATTATCAGGTGCTGCGCATGACCGACAAGGCGCGTCGCATCATTGGCGACCTGTTCTCGGCCTTCATGGCCGATCCGCGCCTGCTCCCACCCCAGTATCAAACCAAGGCGCACACCGACAAGCCAAGGGCGATTGCCGACTACATCGCCGGGATGACAGATCGCTACGCGATGAAAGAGCATCGTCGGCTCTTCGCCGTTGGTGAAATACACTGA
- a CDS encoding glutamate synthase-related protein produces MDLPQKQGLYDPANEHDACGVGFIAHIKGKKSHDIILQGLEILKNLDHRGAVGADPLQGDGAGILIQIPDQLYREDMAAKGVTLPAPGEYGVAMVFMPKEAASRLACEEEIERAVRAEGQVLLGWRDVPTNADMPMSPTVKAKEPVIRQVFVGRGPDVMVTEALERKLYVTRRRAANAINALNLKHGQEFYMVSMSARTVNYKGLLLATQVGEYFLDLVDPRATSALSLVHQRFSTNTFPKWNLAHPFRYIAHNGEINTVRGNYNWMRAREKGVSSPLLGADLEKIWPLIYPGQSDSAAFDNALELLVMSGYSMAHAVMMMIPEAWESHTQMDEKRRAFYEYHAAMMEPWDGPAAVAFTDGRQIGATLDRNGLRPARYLVTDDDLVVMASESGVLPIPDSKIVKKWRLQPGKMFLIDMEQGRIIDDKELKDSLASVRPYTDWLSRINIKLDGLDVPAGAAAPDCVASLLDRQQAFGYSQEDIKFILEPMGKTGEEGTGSMGNDSPLAVLSSREKVLYSYFRQLFAQVTNPPIDPIREQLVMSLVSFIGPKPNLLEINEINPPFRLEVTQPVLDFGDMAKIRNIARFTNNKFRSAELDICYPVSWGKDGVEARLASLCAEAENAVLQGSNILIVSDRKVTVDQVAIPALLALSAIHQHLVTKGLRTRAGLVVETGSARETHHFAVLAGYGAEAVHPYIALETLQQLAGDEETGAKYIKHFVKGVGKGLMKVMSKMGISTYMSYTGAQIFEAVGLQSAMVDKYFTGTTTQIEGISVFEVMEEAIRLHQKAFSPDPVLANMLDAGGEYAYRIRGEEHMWTPDAIAKLQHSTRSNKYDTYKEYAKIINDQSRRHMTLRGLFEIKPAGAPVALDEVESAKEIVKRFATGAMSLGSISTEAHTTLAVAMNRIGGKSNTGEGGEDPMRFKPITQTTKLSQIIGEGRIERDLELGAGDSLRSSIKQVASGRFGVTTEYLVNADQIQIKMAQGAKPGEGGQLPGHKVSEYIGFLRHSVPGVGLISPPPHHDIYSIEDLAQLIHDLKNANSRADISVKLVSEIGVGTVAAGVAKAKADHIVIAGHDGGTGASPWSSIKYAGSPWELGLAETQQTLVLNRLRSRIRLQVDGQIKTGRDVVVGALLGADEFGFATAPLVVEGCIMMRKCHLNTCPVGVATQDPELRKRFSGQPEHVVNFFFFIAEEVRELMAQLGIRKFDDLIGRADLLDMKKGIQHWKARGLDYSRIFYRPNVPASVPRLHTEIQDHGLEKALDNELIALAAPALDKGERVSIDLPVRNVNRTVGTMLSGRVAQKYGHAGLPDDTIHVRLTGTAGQAFGAFLARGVTLELIGEGNDYVGKGLSGGRIIVRPQAEFRGTTADNIIIGNTVLYGATEGEVYLAGVGGERFAVRNSGATAVVEGVGDHGCEYMTGGTVVVLGETGRNFAAGMSGGVAYVLDQDGSFEQRCNMAQVALEPLPEEVEARKGTEAGDDLESHGRVAIDHLSMGDELILKGLIERHARFTSSPRAREILDNWTAWRTKFVKVMPNEYRRALAEMAEQRQKQLEAA; encoded by the coding sequence ATGGATCTCCCCCAGAAGCAGGGTCTGTACGATCCCGCGAACGAACATGATGCCTGCGGCGTGGGTTTCATTGCCCACATCAAGGGTAAGAAGTCTCACGACATCATTCTGCAGGGCCTTGAGATCCTGAAAAATCTGGATCACCGGGGCGCCGTTGGTGCAGACCCCCTGCAGGGCGATGGTGCCGGCATCCTGATCCAGATTCCCGATCAGCTTTACCGCGAAGACATGGCGGCCAAGGGTGTCACCCTGCCGGCGCCCGGTGAGTACGGCGTTGCCATGGTGTTCATGCCCAAGGAAGCGGCTTCGCGTCTTGCCTGTGAGGAAGAAATCGAGCGCGCCGTGCGCGCCGAAGGTCAGGTTCTGCTTGGCTGGCGTGATGTGCCGACCAACGCCGACATGCCGATGTCGCCAACGGTCAAGGCCAAGGAGCCGGTGATTCGCCAGGTCTTCGTCGGCCGTGGCCCCGACGTCATGGTGACCGAAGCACTTGAGCGCAAGCTCTACGTCACCCGTCGTCGTGCCGCCAACGCGATCAACGCGCTCAACCTCAAGCACGGTCAGGAGTTCTACATGGTTTCCATGTCGGCCCGCACCGTGAACTACAAGGGTCTGCTGCTTGCGACCCAGGTTGGCGAGTACTTCCTCGATCTCGTCGATCCGCGTGCCACCTCGGCGCTGTCGCTGGTGCATCAGCGCTTCTCGACCAACACCTTCCCCAAGTGGAACCTGGCGCACCCGTTCCGTTATATCGCCCACAACGGCGAGATCAACACCGTTCGCGGCAACTACAACTGGATGCGTGCCCGCGAGAAGGGCGTATCTTCTCCGTTGCTCGGCGCTGATCTGGAAAAGATCTGGCCGCTGATCTACCCCGGCCAGTCCGACTCTGCTGCCTTCGACAACGCACTCGAACTGCTCGTGATGAGCGGTTATTCGATGGCGCACGCGGTGATGATGATGATTCCGGAAGCCTGGGAGTCGCACACCCAGATGGACGAGAAGCGTCGCGCCTTCTACGAATACCACGCTGCGATGATGGAGCCGTGGGACGGCCCCGCTGCGGTCGCGTTCACCGACGGCCGCCAGATCGGTGCGACCCTCGACCGTAACGGTCTGCGTCCCGCGCGTTATCTCGTCACCGATGACGACCTCGTGGTGATGGCGTCGGAGTCGGGCGTGCTGCCGATCCCCGACAGCAAGATCGTCAAGAAGTGGCGTCTGCAGCCGGGCAAGATGTTCCTGATCGACATGGAGCAGGGGCGCATCATCGACGACAAGGAACTCAAGGACAGCCTGGCCTCGGTTCGTCCCTACACCGACTGGCTGTCGCGCATCAACATCAAGCTCGACGGTCTCGACGTACCTGCCGGTGCCGCCGCACCCGATTGCGTTGCCAGTCTGCTCGATCGTCAGCAGGCTTTTGGCTACAGCCAGGAAGACATCAAGTTCATTCTTGAGCCCATGGGCAAGACGGGCGAGGAAGGTACGGGCTCGATGGGTAACGACTCGCCGCTGGCGGTGCTGTCGTCCCGTGAGAAGGTGCTCTACAGCTACTTCCGTCAGCTCTTCGCACAGGTCACCAATCCGCCGATCGACCCGATCCGCGAGCAACTGGTGATGTCGCTGGTGTCCTTCATCGGACCCAAGCCGAACCTGCTCGAGATCAACGAGATCAACCCGCCGTTCCGCCTCGAAGTGACGCAGCCGGTGCTGGATTTCGGCGACATGGCCAAGATCCGCAACATCGCGCGCTTCACCAACAACAAGTTCCGTTCCGCAGAACTGGATATCTGCTATCCCGTCAGCTGGGGCAAGGACGGCGTGGAGGCACGTCTGGCTTCGCTGTGCGCCGAGGCAGAGAACGCGGTGCTGCAGGGCAGCAACATCCTGATCGTCTCCGACCGCAAGGTCACGGTCGATCAGGTCGCGATTCCTGCGCTGCTGGCGCTGTCGGCCATTCATCAGCACCTGGTCACCAAGGGCCTGCGGACCCGTGCCGGTCTGGTGGTCGAAACCGGTTCGGCGCGCGAGACGCATCACTTCGCAGTACTGGCAGGTTACGGTGCGGAAGCGGTTCACCCCTACATCGCCCTCGAAACGCTCCAGCAACTGGCGGGTGACGAGGAAACCGGCGCGAAGTACATCAAGCACTTCGTCAAGGGTGTGGGCAAGGGCCTGATGAAGGTCATGTCCAAGATGGGCATCTCGACCTACATGTCCTACACCGGTGCTCAGATCTTCGAAGCCGTCGGCCTGCAGAGCGCGATGGTGGACAAGTACTTCACCGGCACCACCACGCAGATCGAAGGGATCAGCGTGTTCGAAGTCATGGAAGAGGCAATCCGCCTGCACCAGAAGGCGTTCAGTCCCGACCCCGTGCTGGCGAACATGCTCGATGCCGGTGGCGAGTACGCGTACCGCATCCGTGGCGAAGAACACATGTGGACGCCGGACGCGATTGCCAAGCTGCAGCACTCGACGCGCTCGAACAAGTACGACACCTACAAGGAATACGCCAAGATCATCAACGACCAGAGCCGTCGTCACATGACGCTGCGCGGTCTGTTCGAGATCAAGCCTGCAGGTGCCCCGGTTGCGCTCGACGAAGTCGAGTCGGCCAAGGAGATCGTCAAGCGCTTTGCAACGGGTGCGATGTCGCTCGGTTCGATCTCGACCGAAGCGCACACCACGCTGGCCGTGGCGATGAACCGCATTGGCGGCAAGTCGAACACCGGCGAGGGTGGCGAAGACCCGATGCGCTTCAAGCCGATCACGCAGACGACGAAGCTGTCGCAGATCATCGGCGAAGGCCGGATCGAGCGCGACCTCGAACTGGGCGCCGGCGATTCGCTGCGTTCGTCCATCAAGCAGGTCGCCTCGGGACGCTTCGGTGTCACCACCGAGTACCTGGTCAACGCCGACCAGATCCAGATCAAGATGGCCCAGGGCGCCAAGCCCGGCGAAGGCGGCCAGCTGCCCGGTCACAAGGTGTCCGAGTACATCGGTTTCCTGCGTCACTCGGTGCCGGGCGTCGGCCTGATTTCGCCCCCGCCGCACCATGACATCTACTCGATCGAAGATCTGGCGCAGCTGATCCATGACCTCAAGAACGCCAACTCGCGCGCCGATATCTCGGTGAAGCTGGTGTCCGAGATCGGCGTGGGTACCGTTGCGGCTGGCGTGGCCAAGGCCAAGGCCGACCACATCGTGATCGCCGGTCATGACGGTGGTACCGGTGCGTCGCCGTGGTCGTCGATCAAGTACGCGGGTTCGCCGTGGGAACTCGGTCTTGCCGAAACCCAGCAGACCCTCGTGCTGAACCGTCTGCGCAGCCGTATCCGCCTGCAGGTTGACGGTCAGATCAAGACCGGTCGCGACGTCGTCGTCGGCGCCCTGCTGGGTGCAGACGAGTTTGGCTTTGCCACTGCGCCGCTGGTCGTCGAGGGCTGCATCATGATGCGCAAGTGCCACCTCAACACCTGTCCGGTGGGGGTGGCGACGCAGGACCCGGAGCTGCGCAAGCGCTTCTCCGGTCAGCCCGAGCATGTGGTCAACTTCTTCTTCTTCATCGCCGAGGAAGTGCGCGAACTGATGGCCCAGCTGGGCATCCGCAAGTTCGACGACCTCATCGGCCGTGCCGACCTGCTCGACATGAAGAAGGGCATCCAGCACTGGAAGGCGCGCGGTCTCGATTACTCGCGCATCTTCTATCGCCCGAACGTGCCGGCCAGCGTGCCGCGTCTGCATACCGAGATCCAGGATCACGGTCTGGAGAAGGCGCTCGACAACGAGCTCATCGCTCTCGCCGCACCTGCGCTCGACAAGGGCGAGCGCGTGTCCATCGATCTGCCGGTGCGCAACGTCAACCGTACGGTGGGCACCATGCTCTCCGGCCGTGTTGCGCAGAAGTACGGTCATGCCGGTTTGCCGGACGACACCATTCACGTCCGTCTGACGGGGACCGCCGGCCAGGCCTTCGGTGCCTTCCTTGCGCGTGGCGTCACGCTCGAGCTGATCGGCGAGGGTAACGACTACGTGGGCAAGGGCCTGTCGGGTGGTCGCATCATCGTGCGTCCGCAAGCCGAGTTCCGTGGCACCACGGCGGACAACATCATCATCGGCAACACCGTGCTCTACGGTGCGACCGAAGGTGAGGTCTATCTGGCGGGTGTCGGTGGCGAGCGCTTCGCGGTCCGTAACTCCGGCGCAACTGCGGTGGTGGAAGGGGTGGGCGACCATGGTTGCGAGTACATGACAGGCGGCACCGTCGTCGTGCTCGGCGAGACTGGCCGCAACTTCGCTGCCGGCATGTCGGGTGGCGTGGCTTACGTGCTTGACCAAGACGGCAGCTTCGAGCAGCGCTGCAACATGGCGCAGGTGGCACTTGAGCCGCTGCCCGAGGAAGTCGAGGCGCGCAAGGGTACGGAAGCGGGTGACGACCTCGAGTCGCATGGACGTGTCGCGATCGACCACCTGAGCATGGGCGACGAGCTCATTCTCAAGGGGCTGATCGAGCGTCATGCGCGCTTTACCAGCAGCCCGCGTGCGCGAGAGATTCTCGACAACTGGACGGCGTGGCGGACCAAGTTCGTCAAGGTAATGCCGAATGAATATCGTCGTGCGCTCGCCGAAATGGCCGAGCAGCGTCAGAAGCAACTGGAGGCGGCGTAA